GTTCCCACACATGACAAACTCATCGCACTGACCTTTGATGATGGGCCAGATCCGGTCCAGACCCCGCAAATTCTGGCTTTACTCGAGCAGTATCAGGCCAAAGGCACTTTTTTTGTGCTTGGCAAATGGGCGGAAAAGTTTCCTGACCTGATCAAACAGGAGCAGCGGGAAGGACATGAAATCGCCAATCATACGTATGCACATACGTACGCGGTCAGGTCAACAAGGGCGGATAAGTACAGCCATGAAATGAACATAGCGGAGAAATCCATTGTTGGAGCAGGGGCGCAGCGTCCGACGTTGTTTAGACCCCCGGGAGGCTATTACAATGACATGGTCATTCAGGTCGCCAAGCAGCAAGGCTATACGATTGTGCTATGGTCCTGGCATCAGGACACACGTGATTGGGCTTCACCAGGCGTATCAGCCATTGTGAACAAAGTGCTGAAGAACGCACGTAACGGGGACATTGTTCTGTTTCATGACAAGGTGGAGGGCAAGTCCCAGACGGTTGCTGCGCTAAAAACGATTCTGCCTAAGCTGCAGGAGCAAGGTTATCGTTTTGTAACCGTATCGGAACTGCTTGCTGTTAAGGCGAGAGAGGCTGCCAAGGATGACAATTCATCCTTACCCCAGCATCCATAGCGCAAGCCAAAAACCGCAGGTCTCTGGATTAAAGAGACTTGCGGTTTTTTATTGTTTCAATTGATCTAAGTGAAGCTTGCGGATCTGATCTGTGATACAGGGGTTGTATATAGTATATAGGGTTGCCCAACGCCATTTTAGCGTTCAGTTTTGACTTTACGAGGACGGGAGCGAGCCCGCCGCAGGAATAACGACAGAAACAGACCAATGATTGAAATCCAGGTCGCTACAATGAAAGCATCATTAATGCCTTCAATGGTTGACGTCTGAACAGCGATACCATAGAGCTGCTGTAATGCTAGACTGGTGCCTTGTTCAGGCGGCATTCCTGCCGCAGTAGCCATTTGCGTGCCAAGCATACCGACTTGTTCTGTCAGTGCTACATTGGTTGTAGTCACGGTGTTGCTGTAATCCGCCAAATGAATACCTGCACGTGTCGCCATTACGGTGATGAGCAGGGCGGTCCCGATTGAACCTGCGACCTGTCTGACCGTATTGGACATGGCCGTACCATGACTGGTGAGATGAGGCGGTAATTGGTTTAACCCCTCTGTCTGTACAGACATCATAAGCATGGACATGCCGAAGCTCCGGAACGTGTA
This window of the Paenibacillus marchantiae genome carries:
- a CDS encoding polysaccharide deacetylase family protein encodes the protein MNLKAARCIGLCTLVFLLGSSSAYAKPVQKNRQYYEERGEIVWEVPTHDKLIALTFDDGPDPVQTPQILALLEQYQAKGTFFVLGKWAEKFPDLIKQEQREGHEIANHTYAHTYAVRSTRADKYSHEMNIAEKSIVGAGAQRPTLFRPPGGYYNDMVIQVAKQQGYTIVLWSWHQDTRDWASPGVSAIVNKVLKNARNGDIVLFHDKVEGKSQTVAALKTILPKLQEQGYRFVTVSELLAVKAREAAKDDNSSLPQHP